TTGCCGCTCGGCGCGAGCGCGTGCCAGGCGAGACCGTCGGGACCGTCGACGAACCGAAGCCGTTCGAACTCCGCCCGACGAAGCGCGATGCGTGACCACTCGACCGGTCGCGCCCGCCAGAGGAAGGCAGCGGCCCCGGGTTTCCGCCGGAGCAGCGCGTCGAGCGCCTCGTCGTCGCTCAGCGCGTCGACTGTGCTTTCGATCGTTTCGCTCCCGTCGGGCGCGGTGGCGCTCCACTTCGACACGGGACCCCGACCGTCGTCGAGTGCTCCGGTCGCCGGGTCGTCGGGCGTCCGCTCTCGCCGGCCGTCGGGCGTGCCCGCCCGTCGATCGTCGCGCGTGTCGCCTGGTTCGCCGTCGACCGCGACGACCGCCCCCTTCCGGGCTTCGGCGGCGAGCCAGTGATCGATGACGACGCGCTCCCCTACCGGCTCGCCTGCCCACGCCGCGCTGTCGGACGCCACGGCCCCGGCCTTGGCCCTCGACAGTCTTCAGCGCTCCGCCGGGATGCGGCCGAGCGCGTCGAGCTGGTGGGCGACGTACACCAGCTCACCACGGTCGATCTGGCGGTGGCGCGCCGCGGCCCAGCCCGCGAGCGTTGCCGAGTCGCACTGTCCCGTTTCGTCGAGCGCGCCCGCGATCGTGTCCACGATGTACCGGAGGAAGAACGTCTCGTCGTCGGGGTACTCTCCCGATCGAGGGTGGACCACCCAGTCCGAGCCACCGGCGGCGAGCACCGTGTCGATCTCGCTCGCGCGAGCGAGGAGATGGCTGCCGGCGTGGCTGTCGCCGCCGTCGTCGATGTGGGCGTGAAAGGCCCGTTCGATCCTCGCGTCGAGGTCGGGGTCCACAGTTGGACGGAGCACCGTCCCGCCGTCGAAGGTGATCGGGAAGTACCAGCAGCCGCCGGGGCGGAGCCCGTCGCGGAGGGCGTCGAACGCTCGCTCGGTGTCGAACAGGTCGAGGAACGCCTGGCCGATCAGTAGATCCCACGTGCTGGTCTCGACGTATTCGAAGGCGTCCGCAACCGCAAACTCGATATCGATCCATCGATCCTCGTTCTCGATCCGGAGCCCGGAATCGACCTCCGTTGCCTCGTAACCCACGTCGGTGGCCCACCAGGGCAGACGCTCACGCACGGCGTCGACGTTCGCCGCCTGGCGGTCGACCAGCGTGTACTCGACGGCGGCCGGGAGCACGTCGTGTTCGACGAGGCGTTCGAGCGTCGCGCCGATCCCCGCGCCGACATCGAGTACGCGAAACGGTCGTTCGCCCCGTTCTTCGTCGAGTCGCGTCACCTCGGTCGCTAGCCGATCGAACACCTGTCGATCGAGTGCGCGGTCGTCGACCGTCCGTTTCGCGGCGAGATACCGGCGGAACCGGTCGTCAGTGTTCGACACGATCCACCGTCCCAGCCGGGTTCCGGCGCTGTGATTGTCCCTTCAGTTCGGTGCCGTCCGCAACGAACCCGTCGAGAAAGGTCCGAACTCGATCGGTGGTCTCATCCCACGTCGGCCACGTTTCGTAACAATCACGGGCCGCCGTCCCCATCTGAGTGAGGCGTTCACGATCGTCCGCGAGCGTTCGGACGGCGCGCGCCACCGCGCCGGGATCGCCGGGGCGGAGCAAGAATCCGGTCTCGCCATGGGTGACGACCGATCGTGCCCCGCCGGCGGTCGTGGCTAGCGCCGGTAGGCCAAAGCTCATCCCTTCGAGGTACGCGATCCCGAACCCTTCGTGGGTCGAGGGCATCGCGAGGACGTGGCTTTCGCCGAGAGCGTCCCGCAGCGCGCCGTCCGGAAGTTTGCCCACGAACGTCACGCGGTCGTCGACGCCGAGCCTGGCGACCAGGCGGCGGACGGACGAGACGTACCCCGGGTTCGCGTCCGGGCTCCCGACGACCCGGAGTCGCCAGTGCTCGTCGGGGAGCCGCGACAGTCCCTCGATGAGGGTGTCGAGCCCCTTGCGTGGAACGAGACTGCCGAGGAAGACCACGCGGAGCGGCCCCGATTCCCGGGCACGGGCGTCGATCGTGGCCGAGTCGATGGTGGGGTCGAACCGATCACCCGCCGGCGGGGCGACCACCGTTTCGGTCGTGGCGAGGTCCTCGACCGTCGCGCGCGTCACCTCGCTGTTGCAGATCGCGCCGTCGACGCCGGCGAGGTAGCGCCGCTCGACCGCGCGGTACAGCCCCTTTGCGGGGCGGGAGTGTGCCTCGCTGCACCGGAGGTGGTGGACGATGGCGACGATCGGCACGTCGCGCCTCGCTCGCAGCCGGGCGTTGAGCCCGACGAGCGAAGGGTGGGCGAGTTCGTCCTGGATGATGACGTCGACGGGAACGTCGATCCGATCGAGCAGTCGCCCCGAGAGGCCGTCGAGCAGCCCGCGTGCGTAGTCACGCCACGGGAGTTCGATCACCTCGACGTGGTCGCCGCGTTCGCGCAGGCCCTCGACGAGCTGCCGGTCGTACCGGAACCCGCCGGTGTTGGTGTCGAGGTCGCCGTAGCACACGAGGCCGACGTTCATGGGTTCGTGTCGGCGCTCACACCGACTCCTCGTAGGCGGCCCACGTGTCATCGTCCTCCCAGATCGTGACTGTGAGCGTCGAGAGGTGATCGGTGTCGAGTTCGTCGGCCGCGAGGTCCCAGACGACGTGCGCGAAGTGCTCGACACTCGGGTTGTGGCCCGCGAATTTCGACTGTTCGTTGAGCAGCGCGTCCTCGTAGCGCGCGCGGACCACAGCGAGAACCTCTTCAACCGTCTCGATGTCGACGAGGTAGTCGTACTCGTCGAGTTCGGGACCTGAGAGCGTTAGTTCAGCCTCATAGTGATGGGAGTGGACCTCACCCTCGGGCCCTGGATCGGGCACCGTGAGGTAGTGCTGGGCGATGAAGTCCTCCATCACGCTGACTGTGTACATACCACTTGCACACTCGCCCGACGTAAATACCGTTGCGCCGCGGAAGTGGCTGCGGCGGTGGTGGCGGTTGCGGTGCGGGCCTGGCGTCCTGCGGTCTCGGAGCGCCCGCAGGGCGCGAGGGCTTCGGCGGTGCGGTTGCGGGTGTGAGTGGAAAACCTCCGTGCGAGCGAACGGAGTGAGCGAGCGGGTGTTTTTAGTCCAGGTTTTTACGAGGAGTGGTGCCCGCAGCGCGAGCGCAGCGAGCGCGAGGACACCCGACGAAGTAAAAAAGTGGGTGTCTAGTAGGTGAGCAACACACCGACCGCTTCACGGGGGCGTTCGTCGAGAAGGCGATAGGCGTCGTCGGCCCGCCCGATCGGGACCCGATGGGTAATGAGTCGTTCGGCATCGATCCGTTCGAGGAGTCGACAGGCTTCGCCCAGCCGGCGGTCCTTCGACCACCGACCACGATCGACGGGGTCTACAGTGCTGACCTGGCTGCTCTGGAGGCGGATCCGACTCCGGTGGAACTCGCCTCCGAGGTCGAGCGCGACGGGTTTCGTGCCGTACCACGATCCGATAACTACCTGGCCGGCAGTGCCCACGACGCCGATGGCGTTGTCGAGCGCGTCGGGCTCGCCCGAGAGTT
The Halococcus saccharolyticus DSM 5350 DNA segment above includes these coding regions:
- a CDS encoding 6-pyruvoyl trahydropterin synthase family protein, with translation MYTVSVMEDFIAQHYLTVPDPGPEGEVHSHHYEAELTLSGPELDEYDYLVDIETVEEVLAVVRARYEDALLNEQSKFAGHNPSVEHFAHVVWDLAADELDTDHLSTLTVTIWEDDDTWAAYEESV
- a CDS encoding class I SAM-dependent methyltransferase, translating into MSNTDDRFRRYLAAKRTVDDRALDRQVFDRLATEVTRLDEERGERPFRVLDVGAGIGATLERLVEHDVLPAAVEYTLVDRQAANVDAVRERLPWWATDVGYEATEVDSGLRIENEDRWIDIEFAVADAFEYVETSTWDLLIGQAFLDLFDTERAFDALRDGLRPGGCWYFPITFDGGTVLRPTVDPDLDARIERAFHAHIDDGGDSHAGSHLLARASEIDTVLAAGGSDWVVHPRSGEYPDDETFFLRYIVDTIAGALDETGQCDSATLAGWAAARHRQIDRGELVYVAHQLDALGRIPAER
- a CDS encoding glycosyltransferase family 4 protein, with protein sequence MNVGLVCYGDLDTNTGGFRYDRQLVEGLRERGDHVEVIELPWRDYARGLLDGLSGRLLDRIDVPVDVIIQDELAHPSLVGLNARLRARRDVPIVAIVHHLRCSEAHSRPAKGLYRAVERRYLAGVDGAICNSEVTRATVEDLATTETVVAPPAGDRFDPTIDSATIDARARESGPLRVVFLGSLVPRKGLDTLIEGLSRLPDEHWRLRVVGSPDANPGYVSSVRRLVARLGVDDRVTFVGKLPDGALRDALGESHVLAMPSTHEGFGIAYLEGMSFGLPALATTAGGARSVVTHGETGFLLRPGDPGAVARAVRTLADDRERLTQMGTAARDCYETWPTWDETTDRVRTFLDGFVADGTELKGQSQRRNPAGTVDRVEH